One window from the genome of Caloenas nicobarica isolate bCalNic1 chromosome 21, bCalNic1.hap1, whole genome shotgun sequence encodes:
- the OLFML3 gene encoding olfactomedin-like protein 3, with translation MGPRRCLLLLLLAAALRAQQQQFMEYVERRLTLLEERISQWHDQSSRYSTELRDFKNQVLGMLEAAEKEREAMRTEAESAAVRVDRLEREVDYLEMQNPAPPCVEVDETLMEKQVATAKQRKNEKYTKLTDCSDTIASIRSMKILKRFGSTSGLWTKDAAGNSEKIYVFDGTANDTVYVFPRMREFTLFSATRKAARIKLPYPWVGTGHLVYNGHLYYIRQQGPFQVIKFNLANKTVVDSSVFPAEEQIPVFGLSPFTYIEVAADEEGLWAIYATKEDEKNICLAKLDPTSLDIEQMWDTPCPRENAEGAFVVCGALHVVYNTRLPSRSRVQCVFDVSGTLAPEDASLVYFPKRYGSHSGMKYSPQERQIYAWDDGYQIIYRMEMKKKLEV, from the exons ATGGGGCCCCGGcgctgcctgctcctgctgctcctcgcCGCGGCCCTGCgcgcccagcagcagcagttcatGGAGTACGTGGAGCGGCGCCTCACCCTCCTGGAG GAGAGGATCTCGCAGTGGCATGACCAGAGCAGCCGCTACTCCACGGAGCTGCGGGACTTCAAGAACcaggtgctggggatgctggaggcGGCGGAGAAGGAGCGGGAGGCGATGCGGACGGAGGCAGAGAGCGCAGCGGTGCGCGTGGACCGCCTGGAGCGCGAGGTGGACTACCTGGAGATGCAGAACCCCGCGCCGCCCTGCGTGGAGGTGGATGAGACGCTGATGGAGAAGCAGGTGGCCACGGCCAAGCAGAGGAAGAACGAGAAGTACACCAAGCTGACAG ACTGCAGTGACACCATCGCCAGCATCAGATCCATGAAGATCCTGAAGCGCTTCGGCAGCACCTCGGGGCTCTGGACCAAAGATGCCGCAGGGAACTCCGAGAAGATCTACGTCTTCGACGGCACTGCCAACGACACGGTGTACGTCTTCCCCCGCATGCGGGAGTTCACCCTCTTCTCTGCCACCCGCAAGGCCGCCCGCATCAAGCTGCCCTACCCCTGGGTGGGCACCGGGCACCTCGTCTACAACGGACACCTCTACTACATCCGCCAGCAGGGCCCCTTCCAGGTGATCAAGTTCAACCTGGCCAACAAGACGGTGGTGGACAGCTCGGTGTTCCCGGCCGAGGAGCAGATCCCCGTCTTCGGGCTCTCCCCCTTCACCTACATCGAGGTGGCGGCGGACGAGGAGGGGCTCTGGGCCATCTACGCCACCAAGGAGGACGAGAAGAACATATGCCTGGCCAAGCTGGACCCCACCTCGCTGGACATCGAGCAGATGTGGGACACGCCGTGCCCGCGGGAGAACGCCGAGGGTGCCTTCGTGGTGTGCGGGGCGCTGCACGTGGTCTACAACACCCGCCTGCCCAGCCGCTCCCGCGTGCAGTGCGTGTTCGACGTGAGCGGCACGCTGGCCCCCGAGGACGCCTCGCTCGTCTACTTCCCCAAGCGCTACGGCTCCCACTCCGGTATGAAGTACAGCCCCCAGGAGAGGCAGATCTACGCCTGGGATGATGGCTACCAGATCATCTACCGCATGGAGATGAAGAAGAAGCTGGAGGTCTGA